The DNA segment TCTCGATCTTGCCCGCTTTAAGTCGCTCAACGTAGAGCTGCTTGGAGCGGGAAAAAGTATCGAACACGTCGGCTGCCAACTCGGGATAAGCCGCCAACAGCTCGTTTTTAATCACCACGGTGTGATTGATCGGGTAATGGCCGTTGCGTTGCAGGGCGCGCAGACCAGCTTCCAGGCCGTTGGGAATCAGCGGCTTGACGTCGGGATGGTCCACCTCCACCCCGATCGCGGCGGCCAGCTCGCCTGCCACCAGCATATCCGCCATCTTCTTGCCCTTCTCCATGGGTACGACGTTGGCGGGTGCGCGATACTCCTCCACGTGTTCGTCGCCCGAGAGCACCCAGGTAATGCGGCTCAGGTCGACGTCATGCTCGTCCTGTAGGATACCGCGAGCCCACACTCCAGTGGTGACGGTGTAGCCGCGATTGACTCCGACCCGCTTGCCTTCCAAATCCTTGGGAGAGCGGATTCCCGCCTTGGTATTGTACAGAATGGCGCCGTGATGGAAGCCGCGTACCAGGAAGACCGGGACCGCGGTAAAGGGCTTGCCATGCGCTCGCGCGCAGATGTAGGTGGTGATCGCCATCTCGGAAATATCGAATTCCAGCCCGCGCACCATCCGGCGGAAACCGTCGACCAGGACCGGAATCTCCACGAAATCGAAGCTGAAGGTGCGCGGCTTGACCGTTCCGTCCTTGAGGGCCTGGTTGTTGCCTTGCGTGCGAGTTACGGTTTTCAGCTTGAGATCGGCCATAAGCGCTACACTCCTATGAGAATACTGCGAGGCTTATTGCCAGGGCATCAGCGAGGCGTGGATCACGTCCTTGACTCCTTGGCCACCCACCGAGCGGATGGCGAGATCCACGTCCTTCAAACCAAAGGTGTGGGTCGTCACCAGCTCCAGCGGAAAGCGCTTGGAGGCGAGTTGCTGCAGGGCCAGTTCGCAGGCCTTATAGCTGTGGCCGCGCGCGCTCTTGAGGGTGACGTATTTGACCGTCATCTTGGCCAGCGGAAAGTTGGGGAACTGCTCAAGTTCGCCCTGGACCACGATGGTGCCGGCTTTGCGCTTGAGCGCATCGATGCCCAGCAGGATCGGGGTTGTCCCCGCGCCCGCGGTGCAATCCAGCGAGACGTCCACACCTTTGCCGCCGGTAATTTCCATGATCCGTGCCAGCGGGTCTTCTTTCTGCACGTCGATTACATAGTCGGCGCCCAGGAGCTTGGCGACTTTCATCCGCGCCTCGTCCTTGCTCGTGCCGGTGACGATAATCAGCGAAGCACCTGCCTGTTTGCAGATCACAGTCTGCGACAGTCCCTGCTGGCCTGGCCCCTGGATCAGCACGGTGGAGTTGTAGCCCACTCCGCCCTCGAACAGCGACCATTCCACGCCGTTGGCCATCGGCGTGACCAGACCGGCCAATTCCGGAGTCACTCCGTCGGGTACCCGATGGACCACTGCGTTCCAGGGCAAATAGACGTATTGGGCGAAACCGCCCCATAGATAGGGCGCCTTGTCGGCGGGAGTATAGCCATAGCGGATCGAGTCGGGATTATTGCGCCAATCGGTGTTTTCGCAATGGCGATACTGGCCCAGATGACACCATTCGCACTTGCCGCAGGCTACGTAATGCTCGACGAAGACCAGGTCGCCCTCTTTGAAGCCCTTGCGCCGGGTGAATTCGCGGCCAGCCTTGGCGATATAACCGATGTTCTCGTGCCCCATGATAACCGGCGCGGCGGAGGGCGGATGCTGATAGAGTTTAACATCGGTGCCACAAATCCCGGCCACCGCCATCTTCAGCAGGGCGGCGTCCTCGGGCACCTCCGGCATCGGATATTCACGAATTTCGGTTTTGCCCGGGCCCACTCTCAAGGCCGCCAGCACCTTTTCCATCGCACAAACCTCCGGCCAGCCGCCATTGGGTGCGGCTGAATCGACGCCCACACGCTGTCAAATTAATCAAGCTGGACTTGTTCTCTACTAGAATAGGCCTGTGACCGCGTCAAGCTTCCTTTCGGTCGCGCCATCCGGGCCAGCCATCGCGATTGGCTCCTTTCCCGCATTTGTAGAAAAGCCACCGCCGATGCGACAATGGCGCGTGCTCGCGCTCGGGTCAGGTGCGAGCGGCGGAGGTCGCCATGGCGCTGAGCAGGCGTCAGTTGCTGGGTGGGGGCGGGCTTGCAACCTTGGCCGGGGCGCTGGGCTTTGCGGGCCCCGGCATGGCCGCGCACCGCGGCGGCCTGAAATGGGCCGCCGAAGCCGACGTCGTGGTGGTGGGCGGTGGCGCCAGCGGGCTGCCTGCGGCGATCGCTGCGCGCGAGGCGGGCGCCACGGTGATCCTGGTGGAAGCGGAGCACCATCTCGGGGGCCACGGTATTTGCAGCGGCGGCAACTTGCCTCTGGGTGGCGGTACTCCGCTGCAAAAGAAATATGGTATCGTCGACTCTCCCGACCTGGTCTTTCGCGATCTCACCGACTGGTCGGTGGTCGAACCCAACGGCGCTGCCGATTATCGTTTCAACGACCGTGAGATTATTCGCGCCTTCGCCGACCATAGCGTGGCGACCTTTAATTTCCTCCACGCCCACGGGGTGAAGTTCGTTGATAAGCCGCCCGACAATTTCGGCGGCGAATCGGTCGGCAATTCGGCGCCGCGCGAGGCCCATTGCGCCGTGATGGATTGGCCGATGGTGCAAACCGGCAAGCCCGCTCCCGCGCCGTTGCGCGCCACGCTTTCCTCCGGCAACGGCCTGATGCATCCGTTGTCGGTGGCCACCGCGCAGGCTGGCGTACGCATTCTGCTCGGGCACAAGATGACCGCGCTGCATCGCGAGGGGCACGCCGGCAAAGTGCTCGGCCTCACCGTGGATCACGGTGAGGAGCAGCTTCATTTGCGCGCGCGCAAGGCGGTTATCCTGACCACGGGCGGTTCCAGTGGTAATGTCAACTTCCGCCGCATGTTCGACCCGCGCCTGACCGAGGAATACTGCGGCATCGCGGGGATGCCGTGGTCCAATCAGGATGCCAGCGGCGAACTGGCGGCGATGGCGGTGGGCGCCTCGCTATGGGGACTGGCCAATCAGACCGGGGAATTCGGCTCCAACATCACCAAGCCGGGCGCGGTCGGATGCCAGTACGGCTACGTTCATTTGCGCTGGTATCCGGGCAGCGAGGTGTTTTCTCGCGCGCGGGCCATCGGTTTGCAGGTGCGCGATTGGCAGGACCTGATCCTGGTCAATATGCTGGGCCGGCGGTTCTACGACGAAACCGGGCCGCAATTCACCGCCAACGCCTATGATAAGATCGATCCGTACACTTCCTACAGCTATCTCAACGCGAAAAACATCCGCTGGCGTCCCAACAACTTTATCGATGCCGCCTTGGCCGGCGTTGGCGACGGTCACAACGGCGGCGGTCCGATCTGGGCGATCTTCGACGCCGACGCGGTGCGCCGCGAGCACTGGGATCCGCGGCCACCGCACGTCGATCCCGAGGGTTTTTTCTTCAGCGCCAACAGCCTGGAGGAGCTAGCGGGCAAAATCGTGATGCGCTATCAGCGAATAGTAATGCCTGCGCAAAACCTGATCGAAACCGTTACTCGCTACAATTCATTTGTCGACCGCGGCACCGATCTGGATTTCGGTAAGCCCGCGCCACGCTACAAGATCGCTACCCCGCCGTTTTATGCCGCCTGGGCCACGCCGGTGATCCATGACACCCGCGCCGGCCTGCGCATCAACCGCCATTGCCAGGTAATCGATATGTCAGGGCAGGTGATTGCGGGGCTCTACTCCGCTGGCGAGACCGCGGGCGGCTTCAGCCTGCACGGCCTAGCGCGCGCCACTTGCCAGGGCTATATCGCGGGTCGCCACGCCGGCGCGCAAAGCTGAGTGAGATTGCCGGGTCCGATTAGCTGAGGCCGCGCTCCCAGAAACCGAGGTCAGGCCGGTTAGACCTGGCCGGGGGCTGGCGCATCGTGGCGATAGGCTTTGGGTGGGACCGGATTCAGAGTCGGGCAAATTTACGGCCGCACGGCTTGGATTTCGAGTCCGCCGCGCGCCCGACAGAATATTGTTTGTATACAATCGTGACCGCAGCGCGTGCAGCTCAACGGGCGCCGGGCCGTTCCTGAAGGGACGAGATGTCCCAGGTTTATTGGCGGCGCGCGTGGCGATGGGCGAAATCGCTCATCGCGCGCAGCGCGCGTTGGGCCGCTGGCGCATCGGCGTCGCTGCGCAACAGGTCGTAGTTATCCCCCTCGAACCACTGGATCTCGACCTCGCCGCCGGCCTTGCGATAGGCGGCGACGAAGCGCTCCAGGTTGGCGCGCGGATGGAGTGGATCGTCGGGGTTCTGTACGTAAAGCAGGGGCGGCAGCTCCATCGGATCGCCTCGCTCCAGCGCCAGTCCCGGATCGCCCTCGGCCATCGCGGCTTCGCTTAACCAGTAGCGGTCGTGATTGGCGATCATCGATTGAGCCCGCGCGCGCCCCAGCCGTGCTATCCCCTCGGCTTCTTTCAGGTATTGATAACGCCCCAATGGGCTTATTACCGGCCAAGTCACGATCAGAAAAGCGACCCGAGCATCGAGCGCCTCATTGCCCATCATCGGGATTGCGCGGTAGCGGGGATCTTCGGGCTTACCCGCCGCCAGCACCACCAGATGGCCACCGCTGGAAGTTCCCATCGCGCCCACCATCTGCGGCGCGCTGCCCAAGTCCGCGGCATGCGCCTTCAGCCAGCGAATCCCGTAATTAAGGTCGGCCACCGAGCCCGGATAGCAGGCTTGCGGCGGGACGCGAAAATCCAGCGACGCGACCACCACCCCCGCCCGCGCCATCGCTGCGTTAATTGGATCGTTGTTGGTTCGATGGCCGCCACACCAGGCCCCGCCATGAGCATCAATCACGGCCGGAAAGGGGCCGCGCCCGCGCGGTTTGAACAGGCGGGCAATCAGCGCTTCGCCGTTGTGGCGCAGGTATTCGACTTCCTCGATATCGAACTCATGAGCCATCGCGTCAGCGGTTGTCTCGGCCATGCCAAACCCCTCCGGTCGCCTCAAGATGGCTTATCGACCGGGATGTCTCAAATAAAGCTCCCTCGCCGAGAAATTGTCCAGGGTTGCCCGCGCCGGAAGCCTGGCCCCCCTGTTTATGGATAAATCAGGCCGCTCCTGCGCCGCACCAGAAAGCCGTCGCCGCGACTGAGAAAGTCCTCGACTAGCGCCGCCACTGCTTCGGGGCGGTCAGCGTCGATTCCATGCGCGGCGTCGTAGACCATCACCAAGTGGCAGTTGGGTAGGATCTCGCGAAACAGATGGGCGCCGGCGGGTGGGGTCACGCGATCGTGAGTACCAAACAGAGCCAGGACCGGCATCTGCAGCTCGCGCAGGCGAGCCTCGAAGGGTTCATCGCGGGGCGGACCAAGCAATCGCGTGGACAACGCGATCTGCTTGGCCACGATTTCAGGCGCCAGTGGTGGAATCGGCGGCTGGCGCTCGGGGTGGGCGTAGAGCAACTCGGCGGCCCGTTCGGGGGCGAGTTGGCCCGGCGGCGGCCCCTGACGGGGCAAGCGAATGGCGGCGGGACCGACCACGACCACGGCTTTGACCACCTGCGGCCGCAGGATCGCCATCCACAGCGCAACCTTGGAGCCAAAGGAGTTGCCCATGATTGAATAGTGGTCGATGCCCAGCGCGGCCACTGCCGCATTCATCGTGCCTGCCAACTCCTCCATTGAGGCCGAGCGGTCGTTGACCGGTGACTGACCGAAGCCGGGAATCTCGAAGGCGATCAGGCGGCGGCTGTGGGCCAGCAGCTCATGGGCGCGGGAAATACGCAAGCCACCGCCGCCATGCAGGCAGATCAAGACCTCTCCGCTCCCTGCCTGGCGATAGCGTATGCGAAAGCCGTCGGCCTCGACGAAAGACTCCGAGAATTCCACCCCGGCTGGGGCTGAACCATCCGATTGCTGATCTGGCATCAACTAAACCTTTTTCTGCACGACAGATTGGGGCGCCGACTACAGCTCCTGCATGCGCGGGAGCACTTTGGTGCCAAACAGTTCGATCGCACGGGTGGCCTTGTCGCCCAGTTGGGAAGCCACCACCATGTCGAGGATACCGGCGCCGAGAATCTCGCGGATGCGTTTAATCTGCCCAAGCACGGTATCGGGAGCGCCTACCAGCACCTGCCCCTTGTCGATTCGCTCCATTAGCGCGCCGCGCGATTGCAGGCGGG comes from the Candidatus Binataceae bacterium genome and includes:
- a CDS encoding alcohol dehydrogenase catalytic domain-containing protein: MEKVLAALRVGPGKTEIREYPMPEVPEDAALLKMAVAGICGTDVKLYQHPPSAAPVIMGHENIGYIAKAGREFTRRKGFKEGDLVFVEHYVACGKCEWCHLGQYRHCENTDWRNNPDSIRYGYTPADKAPYLWGGFAQYVYLPWNAVVHRVPDGVTPELAGLVTPMANGVEWSLFEGGVGYNSTVLIQGPGQQGLSQTVICKQAGASLIIVTGTSKDEARMKVAKLLGADYVIDVQKEDPLARIMEITGGKGVDVSLDCTAGAGTTPILLGIDALKRKAGTIVVQGELEQFPNFPLAKMTVKYVTLKSARGHSYKACELALQQLASKRFPLELVTTHTFGLKDVDLAIRSVGGQGVKDVIHASLMPWQ
- a CDS encoding alpha/beta hydrolase — encoded protein: MPDQQSDGSAPAGVEFSESFVEADGFRIRYRQAGSGEVLICLHGGGGLRISRAHELLAHSRRLIAFEIPGFGQSPVNDRSASMEELAGTMNAAVAALGIDHYSIMGNSFGSKVALWMAILRPQVVKAVVVVGPAAIRLPRQGPPPGQLAPERAAELLYAHPERQPPIPPLAPEIVAKQIALSTRLLGPPRDEPFEARLRELQMPVLALFGTHDRVTPPAGAHLFREILPNCHLVMVYDAAHGIDADRPEAVAALVEDFLSRGDGFLVRRRSGLIYP
- a CDS encoding ABC transporter substrate-binding protein; the protein is MADLKLKTVTRTQGNNQALKDGTVKPRTFSFDFVEIPVLVDGFRRMVRGLEFDISEMAITTYICARAHGKPFTAVPVFLVRGFHHGAILYNTKAGIRSPKDLEGKRVGVNRGYTVTTGVWARGILQDEHDVDLSRITWVLSGDEHVEEYRAPANVVPMEKGKKMADMLVAGELAAAIGVEVDHPDVKPLIPNGLEAGLRALQRNGHYPINHTVVIKNELLAAYPELAADVFDTFSRSKQLYVERLKAGKIEKPTEIDEMHRRVMELTGAPLPYGVEPNRKVLEELIRHAVTQRIIDRSVAVEELFAPSTRALSN
- a CDS encoding alpha/beta hydrolase, yielding MAETTADAMAHEFDIEEVEYLRHNGEALIARLFKPRGRGPFPAVIDAHGGAWCGGHRTNNDPINAAMARAGVVVASLDFRVPPQACYPGSVADLNYGIRWLKAHAADLGSAPQMVGAMGTSSGGHLVVLAAGKPEDPRYRAIPMMGNEALDARVAFLIVTWPVISPLGRYQYLKEAEGIARLGRARAQSMIANHDRYWLSEAAMAEGDPGLALERGDPMELPPLLYVQNPDDPLHPRANLERFVAAYRKAGGEVEIQWFEGDNYDLLRSDADAPAAQRALRAMSDFAHRHARRQ
- a CDS encoding FAD-dependent oxidoreductase, whose product is MALSRRQLLGGGGLATLAGALGFAGPGMAAHRGGLKWAAEADVVVVGGGASGLPAAIAAREAGATVILVEAEHHLGGHGICSGGNLPLGGGTPLQKKYGIVDSPDLVFRDLTDWSVVEPNGAADYRFNDREIIRAFADHSVATFNFLHAHGVKFVDKPPDNFGGESVGNSAPREAHCAVMDWPMVQTGKPAPAPLRATLSSGNGLMHPLSVATAQAGVRILLGHKMTALHREGHAGKVLGLTVDHGEEQLHLRARKAVILTTGGSSGNVNFRRMFDPRLTEEYCGIAGMPWSNQDASGELAAMAVGASLWGLANQTGEFGSNITKPGAVGCQYGYVHLRWYPGSEVFSRARAIGLQVRDWQDLILVNMLGRRFYDETGPQFTANAYDKIDPYTSYSYLNAKNIRWRPNNFIDAALAGVGDGHNGGGPIWAIFDADAVRREHWDPRPPHVDPEGFFFSANSLEELAGKIVMRYQRIVMPAQNLIETVTRYNSFVDRGTDLDFGKPAPRYKIATPPFYAAWATPVIHDTRAGLRINRHCQVIDMSGQVIAGLYSAGETAGGFSLHGLARATCQGYIAGRHAGAQS